In the genome of Massilia sp. PAMC28688, one region contains:
- a CDS encoding M48 family metallopeptidase translates to MEYKPVLPEHNDNISHAQPVKEFFEIAASLAMIALLIFVGLGLLVDRIVDGISAETEASISRMVSVPTATPAPLQARQRQVQQLVDQLRACTLLRRPTPIYLHDAEPVNAAVGPGGNITVFTGLLGARLSENGLSFVLAHELAHIEHRDHLRGMGRAIAMAAVIATITGGGDIDAIVGPGLHLGTAKFSRTREAAADARALEILQCRYGHVGGATQLFDSMKAEDSSWPLSHYMASHPAMQERIATIHALAAARRFPVRQTVALAAPAAGQPAP, encoded by the coding sequence ATGGAATACAAGCCGGTCCTACCCGAGCATAACGACAACATCTCGCACGCGCAGCCGGTCAAGGAGTTTTTCGAGATCGCGGCAAGCCTGGCCATGATCGCCCTGCTCATTTTCGTGGGCCTGGGCTTGCTGGTCGATCGCATCGTTGATGGCATCAGCGCAGAAACGGAAGCGTCCATCAGCCGCATGGTGTCGGTGCCCACGGCCACGCCGGCGCCATTGCAGGCGCGCCAGCGCCAGGTGCAGCAGCTGGTGGACCAACTGCGCGCCTGCACACTCCTGCGCCGCCCTACGCCCATCTACCTGCACGATGCCGAACCGGTCAACGCGGCTGTGGGCCCGGGCGGCAATATCACCGTCTTCACCGGGCTGCTGGGCGCCAGGCTGTCGGAAAACGGCCTGTCGTTCGTGCTGGCGCACGAACTGGCGCACATCGAGCACCGCGATCATTTGCGCGGCATGGGGCGGGCCATTGCCATGGCGGCGGTGATCGCCACCATCACCGGCGGCGGCGACATCGATGCCATCGTCGGCCCCGGCCTGCACCTGGGCACTGCCAAATTTTCGCGCACGCGGGAAGCGGCCGCCGACGCGCGGGCGCTGGAAATTTTGCAGTGCCGCTACGGACATGTGGGCGGTGCGACACAACTGTTTGACAGCATGAAGGCCGAGGATTCCAGCTGGCCGCTGTCGCACTACATGGCCTCGCACCCGGCCATGCAGGAACGGATCGCGACCATCCATGCACTGGCCGCCGCCAGGCGGTTTCCAGTACGGCAGACCGTAGCGCTGGCCGCGCCGGCGGCAGGCCAACCGGCACCCTAA
- a CDS encoding PEP-CTERM sorting domain-containing protein produces the protein MTVKQLLVSVLGAMAFAGSANAALLSSTTTGAGNVVTDYSTGSQVSFDLDLAQLSHTSLTYTVEAADLANPYLSFNALVRNLSGSALHGFALYLDGIAFGPANGSVTPAFGSVGTVTRTDGKLAITFSAPEYAELHIGNPVLEADKFDWQLATAGLAVGDRFVITSAVPEPGNLTLMLAGMGACAMLRRRRK, from the coding sequence ATGACTGTAAAACAATTGCTGGTGTCCGTGCTGGGCGCCATGGCCTTTGCCGGTAGCGCCAATGCTGCCTTGCTGAGCTCGACCACGACCGGTGCGGGCAATGTGGTCACTGACTACTCGACCGGCTCGCAGGTATCATTTGACCTGGACCTGGCGCAGCTGAGCCACACATCGCTCACCTACACCGTGGAAGCGGCCGATCTGGCCAATCCCTACCTCAGTTTCAACGCCCTGGTGCGCAACCTGAGCGGCTCGGCCCTGCACGGCTTTGCGCTCTACCTCGACGGCATTGCCTTCGGCCCGGCCAACGGCAGCGTCACCCCGGCCTTCGGCAGCGTCGGCACCGTCACCCGCACCGACGGCAAGCTGGCGATCACCTTTTCCGCGCCCGAATACGCTGAACTGCACATCGGTAACCCGGTACTCGAAGCCGACAAGTTTGACTGGCAGCTGGCAACGGCGGGTTTGGCCGTTGGCGACCGCTTCGTGATCACCTCGGCCGTGCCGGAACCGGGCAACCTGACCTTGATGCTGGCAGGAATGGGGGCATGTGCCATGCTGCGCCGCCGCCGAAAGTAA
- a CDS encoding PhoX family phosphatase, protein MNHDSSDQSVTRRSLLKGLAGASALPFIASFAALQAREAGAADGSTMLVPSPYGKIAPVRDLTTGLPLLQLPPGFSYKSFGWTGDIMSDGYPCPGGHDGMGVVVSRRVGRSTELVLVRNHELGAGASAALLSAPAVYDRGSPPGSESQFRGGNSNLIFRDGNWVSVSPSLGGTATNCAGGVTPWGTWLSCEEVASNLVSSTGNRHGYVFEVHADPFQTSAVPIKGMGRFAHEAAAVDPATGIVYESEDSGGRSGFYRYIPFVTPGYPGSLAQGGTLQMARVKGIVNANLARVSVNDIYELEWVTIANPDQDRSDVVGPSGVAISNASGPFVQGWLQGGLRMNRGEGMWYDQGKIYVMDTSGGDVARGAIWELDLARQTLRCIYSSPSPTIGNMGDNLTVSPRHGILICEDGGAAGVDEFGMGNRLMGVTTAGDTYIFGKNNVNLTESELLAAGKLGTLAGDRRSSEFAGACFDPTGRYLFANIQTPGITFAITGPWAKGPL, encoded by the coding sequence ATGAACCACGATTCATCCGACCAGTCAGTCACCCGCCGCAGCCTGCTGAAGGGTCTTGCGGGCGCGTCCGCCCTGCCGTTTATTGCTTCCTTCGCTGCCCTGCAGGCGCGCGAAGCGGGCGCCGCCGATGGCAGCACCATGCTGGTGCCCAGCCCTTACGGCAAGATCGCCCCGGTCAGGGACCTGACCACCGGTTTGCCGTTGTTGCAGCTGCCGCCCGGTTTCAGCTACAAGAGCTTTGGCTGGACTGGCGACATCATGAGCGACGGTTACCCGTGCCCGGGCGGCCATGACGGCATGGGCGTGGTGGTCTCGCGCAGGGTAGGGCGCAGCACGGAACTGGTGCTGGTGCGTAACCACGAACTTGGCGCCGGTGCCAGCGCGGCCCTGCTCAGTGCACCCGCCGTGTACGACCGCGGCAGCCCGCCTGGCAGCGAGAGTCAGTTCCGCGGTGGTAACAGCAATCTGATTTTCCGCGACGGCAACTGGGTCAGCGTCAGTCCCAGCCTCGGCGGCACGGCCACCAACTGCGCCGGCGGCGTCACGCCGTGGGGCACCTGGCTGTCGTGCGAAGAAGTTGCCTCCAATCTGGTCAGCAGCACCGGCAACCGGCACGGCTACGTGTTTGAAGTCCATGCCGACCCGTTCCAGACCAGCGCCGTACCGATCAAGGGCATGGGCCGCTTCGCCCACGAGGCCGCGGCCGTCGATCCTGCGACCGGCATTGTCTATGAATCGGAAGATTCGGGCGGGCGCTCGGGCTTTTACCGCTACATTCCCTTCGTCACCCCGGGCTACCCGGGCTCGCTGGCCCAGGGCGGCACGCTGCAGATGGCCCGGGTCAAAGGCATCGTCAATGCCAACCTGGCCCGGGTATCGGTGAACGATATCTACGAACTGGAATGGGTCACTATCGCCAATCCGGACCAGGACCGCAGCGACGTGGTGGGCCCGAGCGGCGTTGCCATCAGCAATGCTTCCGGTCCTTTCGTCCAGGGCTGGCTGCAAGGTGGCCTGCGCATGAACCGCGGCGAAGGCATGTGGTATGACCAGGGCAAGATCTATGTCATGGATACGTCCGGCGGCGACGTTGCGCGCGGCGCCATCTGGGAGCTCGACCTGGCCCGCCAGACCCTGCGCTGCATCTATTCCAGCCCCAGCCCCACGATCGGCAACATGGGCGACAACCTCACCGTCAGCCCGCGCCACGGCATCCTCATTTGCGAAGATGGCGGCGCCGCAGGCGTGGACGAATTTGGCATGGGCAACCGCCTGATGGGCGTGACCACGGCCGGCGACACCTACATTTTCGGCAAGAACAATGTCAATCTGACCGAAAGCGAGCTGCTCGCCGCCGGCAAGCTGGGCACGCTGGCAGGGGACCGCCGCAGCAGCGAGTTTGCCGGTGCCTGCTTCGACCCAACGGGCCGCTACCTGTTTGCGAACATCCAGACCCCGGGCATCACCTTTGCCATCACCGGTCCGTGGGCGAAAGGCCCCCTGTAA
- a CDS encoding ABC transporter substrate-binding protein, which produces MRAARVQTIHQPALCAVAGTAIAASRNVVVVQSIDLSGPNGSIGRDYVAGITTYFDGINQKGGVKGRKIAYIVKDDRGSAGDSAANVSALIRDAGADYVLGAIGTSANRAILSTPAFARSRHQLFAPLADSSATASARAVFWRPSIESELLHLLTHFEKLGVSQVGIALQLLPDNTRAFEFLKSEIKKRNMRLAGVANITAHPEELNTQAQRLAQSGPRLVISIGDTIAMAQFLRAYRAHDGSTFVAGTSLVNLTTLSEIAGRRATEWTVFSQVVPNPARAVSALQSEHIDMMKRFRDEPVSSLTLEGYAVAKTMVSLLQIDETSSAPLAGKWGKLDLGGMIVAAPQQGTNLSSFVGIALFRPDGSLMF; this is translated from the coding sequence TTGAGAGCCGCACGTGTTCAAACGATTCATCAGCCTGCCCTGTGCGCTGTTGCCGGCACTGCCATCGCAGCCAGCCGCAATGTCGTTGTCGTCCAGTCCATCGACCTGTCCGGTCCCAATGGCAGCATAGGCCGCGATTACGTGGCCGGCATCACGACCTACTTCGACGGCATCAATCAGAAAGGCGGGGTCAAGGGGCGCAAGATCGCCTACATCGTGAAGGATGACCGTGGCAGCGCGGGCGACTCGGCCGCCAATGTCAGCGCATTGATCCGCGACGCAGGCGCCGATTACGTGCTCGGCGCCATTGGCACCAGCGCCAACCGGGCCATCCTGAGCACGCCCGCGTTTGCCCGGTCGCGCCATCAACTGTTCGCCCCGCTGGCCGATTCCAGCGCCACGGCCAGTGCCCGCGCCGTGTTCTGGCGTCCCAGCATTGAAAGCGAACTGCTGCACCTGCTCACCCACTTTGAAAAGCTGGGCGTGAGCCAGGTCGGCATCGCCCTCCAGCTATTGCCCGACAATACGCGCGCTTTCGAGTTCCTGAAAAGCGAAATCAAAAAGCGCAACATGAGGCTAGCCGGCGTGGCCAATATCACGGCCCATCCGGAGGAACTCAACACGCAGGCGCAGCGCCTTGCACAAAGCGGGCCAAGGCTGGTCATCTCGATTGGCGACACGATCGCCATGGCACAGTTCCTGCGGGCCTACCGCGCCCACGATGGGAGCACGTTCGTGGCTGGCACTTCGCTGGTCAACCTTACCACCCTGAGCGAAATTGCCGGCCGCCGCGCCACGGAATGGACCGTGTTTTCCCAGGTGGTGCCCAATCCTGCGCGCGCCGTGTCGGCCCTGCAGTCGGAGCATATCGACATGATGAAGCGGTTTCGCGATGAGCCCGTGTCCTCTTTGACCCTGGAAGGCTATGCGGTGGCCAAGACCATGGTCAGCCTGCTGCAGATCGATGAAACGTCGTCCGCCCCGCTGGCCGGCAAGTGGGGCAAGCTGGACCTGGGGGGCATGATCGTTGCAGCGCCGCAACAGGGGACCAATCTGTCCAGCTTTGTTGGCATCGCCCTGTTCCGCCCGGACGGTAGCTTGATGTTTTAA